The following are encoded together in the Candidatus Zymogenus saltonus genome:
- a CDS encoding N-acetylmuramoyl-L-alanine amidase codes for MLTLDYIHKHYDPKARSIEITPKMIVLHWTAICGMEASWNTFNRVHISANRTYIARYGDVNVSVHFLVDRDGTIYRLMPETTMARHTIGLNWCAIGVENVGSNSVCTLTGAQVESNAALVRYLAGKYGTIEYLIGHYEYGAFRGTPLWKGLIPDYFTHKIDPGESFMAGVRGRLTDLDLKSGR; via the coding sequence ATGCTCACCCTCGACTACATCCACAAACATTACGACCCGAAAGCCCGATCCATCGAGATAACGCCCAAGATGATCGTCCTCCACTGGACCGCGATCTGCGGCATGGAGGCCTCCTGGAACACCTTCAACAGGGTCCACATCAGCGCGAATCGTACCTACATAGCCAGGTACGGCGACGTCAACGTGTCGGTCCATTTCCTCGTCGACAGGGACGGCACCATATACAGGCTGATGCCAGAGACGACGATGGCCCGCCATACCATCGGTCTCAACTGGTGCGCAATAGGTGTCGAGAACGTCGGCTCGAACAGTGTATGCACCCTGACCGGGGCCCAGGTGGAGTCGAACGCCGCGCTGGTGCGGTACCTCGCGGGAAAATACGGAACGATCGAATACCTGATCGGGCATTACGAATACGGCGCCTTCAGGGGAACGCCCCTGTGGAAGGGGCTGATTCCCGACTACTTTACCCACAAGATCGATCCGGGGGAGTCCTTCATGGCCGGGGTCAGGGGCAGGCTGACCGATCTCGATCTCAAGTCAGGCCGGTAA
- a CDS encoding NAD(P)/FAD-dependent oxidoreductase, with product MRETYDLIIVGAGSGGCATAKTASERGLSVLLIDKRKREEIGDKLTFDTIPAYAFRELDIPYPEGNELDMKMEKLKVFSPNRKHNFEAPLDAYLTHRLLLGQRLLKYALDAGAELLPEADVINPIVEDNFLVGVRCRLANGSEKELRSKVTCDASGIRAVVRDALPKEVYKGEDIRPEDTVKCYREVRDLIGECDYTPPPDYPGWYCILQNRGYFWIVPEGDGEANVGCGLPLFADNPDPKDVTLDFFDEHPHIFGEEVYGRGTGPTPFIPMRADQPELVANGLVLVGEAGWQVATNSGFGVPGSIVAGKLAAGVAARAIETGDVSREKMWEYNVLWKRGQGAVRAFTDGIRLLVQYMDHSELNDLVRLELLGPKEFSYLWRDETFRYNIFEMAAKLFKGIGNVPLLMKVFRAYRTCVNIEKIYKKFPKDVSGFDKWKKRRDGAYKKLFKIVKK from the coding sequence ATGCGGGAAACTTACGATCTTATTATTGTCGGTGCGGGAAGCGGCGGCTGCGCCACCGCAAAAACAGCTTCCGAAAGGGGTCTGAGCGTTCTTCTTATCGACAAGCGAAAGAGGGAAGAGATAGGCGACAAGCTCACGTTCGATACGATCCCCGCCTACGCCTTCAGGGAGCTTGACATACCTTATCCCGAAGGGAATGAGCTCGACATGAAGATGGAGAAGCTGAAGGTCTTTTCTCCAAACAGAAAACACAATTTCGAGGCCCCCCTCGACGCATATCTCACCCACAGGCTCCTCCTCGGACAGAGGCTTTTGAAATACGCCCTCGATGCCGGGGCCGAGCTCCTCCCCGAGGCCGATGTGATAAACCCCATTGTTGAGGACAACTTTCTGGTGGGGGTCAGGTGCAGGCTGGCGAACGGTTCGGAAAAGGAGCTTCGCTCGAAGGTTACCTGCGATGCCAGCGGCATAAGGGCGGTGGTGAGGGATGCCCTTCCGAAGGAGGTATACAAGGGGGAGGATATCCGCCCCGAGGACACCGTTAAGTGTTACCGCGAGGTCAGAGACCTCATCGGCGAGTGCGATTACACGCCGCCTCCAGACTATCCCGGGTGGTACTGCATCCTCCAGAACAGGGGATATTTCTGGATAGTCCCGGAGGGGGACGGGGAGGCGAACGTGGGATGCGGCCTGCCCCTTTTTGCCGACAACCCCGATCCTAAAGACGTAACGCTTGATTTTTTCGATGAACATCCCCATATCTTCGGGGAAGAGGTCTACGGCAGGGGCACGGGTCCTACCCCCTTTATCCCGATGAGGGCGGACCAGCCGGAGCTTGTCGCCAACGGATTGGTCCTTGTCGGTGAGGCCGGGTGGCAAGTAGCCACGAATTCCGGTTTCGGGGTCCCAGGGTCTATCGTTGCGGGGAAGCTTGCGGCGGGCGTGGCGGCGAGGGCTATTGAAACGGGCGACGTGAGCAGGGAAAAGATGTGGGAGTACAACGTCCTGTGGAAGAGGGGTCAGGGGGCTGTGAGGGCGTTCACGGACGGGATTCGCTTGCTTGTCCAATATATGGATCACAGCGAGCTGAACGATCTTGTCAGGCTGGAGCTGCTGGGCCCGAAGGAGTTCAGCTACCTCTGGAGGGACGAGACCTTCAGGTACAACATCTTTGAAATGGCCGCGAAGTTATTTAAAGGCATCGGCAACGTCCCCCTCCTCATGAAGGTGTTTCGCGCCTACAGGACCTGTGTGAATATCGAGAAGATATATAAAAAATTCCCTAAAGATGTGAGCGGCTTCGACAAGTGGAAGAAAAGAAGGGATGGGGCATATAAGAAACTGTTTAAGATCGTAAAAAAATAG
- a CDS encoding YARHG domain-containing protein — translation MEGTGNWSAEYEVDSGGGCPKWPDQMSRYITVSELGGCSCWELRILRNEIYARHGRKFKSKDLQDYFAGQPWYSIDPNNLNGDKGQNEYEKKNTATILNEERGRGCR, via the coding sequence ATGGAGGGGACGGGCAATTGGTCAGCGGAGTACGAGGTCGATTCCGGCGGCGGCTGCCCGAAATGGCCCGATCAGATGAGCCGCTATATCACGGTTTCCGAGCTCGGCGGGTGCAGCTGCTGGGAGCTGAGGATCCTTCGCAACGAGATCTACGCCAGGCACGGAAGAAAGTTCAAGAGCAAGGATTTGCAGGATTACTTCGCAGGTCAGCCCTGGTATTCGATAGACCCGAACAATCTCAACGGGGACAAGGGGCAAAACGAATACGAGAAGAAGAACACCGCCACGATTTTGAACGAAGAAAGGGGAAGGGGCTGCAGGTAA
- a CDS encoding SH3 domain-containing protein, whose amino-acid sequence MKKSTRYFLLFHVLLVFTISSGCAAITAETRSLAPMPLPSVTRDMESPKFWSDRLADPTKIVMTEDEISAFNREMLKTDVYLNDLPSFPKRINGQEMRDKAIELLIWAKSHPFFGHDNYPITEVFFAEMEAAMNLDELPETVEVRWGMTVRETDVRVLPSREIAMEAKDDYEFDYFQMSLLSFGTPLAVLGKTKDGRWSFAVTPYVSGWVRTQDIGVSKSRVEILKYIKKRNFLTVAGPWAELYSDRGLKNYAGRLRLGTRVPLIKKRGGIYEVSVPSREFNGSLAFRRGYLGAKAQVDPGYPTYTQKGVIDTAFTMLGISYGWGGMWGFWDCSSYVRDVFGVYGFVLPRNSTSQSKIGVVLGTFEEGTPVKEKCKVLEGAPPGITILRLPGHVMIYLGEFDGKHYVIHDTWGYRTRGPMGRPRLKNIGRVVISELSLGEGGKRGSLIERITHVVIIKGGDSLK is encoded by the coding sequence ATGAAAAAAAGCACCCGATACTTTCTGCTTTTTCATGTTTTATTGGTATTTACCATATCATCCGGCTGCGCCGCGATTACGGCCGAGACCCGAAGCCTCGCCCCGATGCCCCTCCCCTCCGTTACAAGGGATATGGAATCGCCGAAGTTCTGGTCCGACAGGCTGGCCGATCCTACAAAGATAGTAATGACCGAAGATGAGATCTCTGCCTTCAACAGGGAGATGTTGAAGACGGACGTTTACCTAAACGACCTCCCCTCATTTCCCAAAAGAATCAATGGCCAAGAAATGAGGGACAAGGCTATTGAGCTGTTGATCTGGGCGAAGTCCCACCCCTTCTTCGGGCACGACAACTACCCGATTACCGAGGTCTTTTTTGCCGAAATGGAGGCCGCCATGAACCTCGACGAACTTCCTGAGACCGTGGAGGTGCGATGGGGGATGACGGTTCGGGAGACGGACGTCAGGGTCCTTCCATCAAGAGAGATCGCCATGGAGGCGAAGGATGATTACGAGTTCGACTATTTCCAGATGAGTCTTTTGTCTTTCGGCACCCCCCTTGCCGTTCTCGGCAAGACGAAAGACGGGCGGTGGTCGTTTGCGGTGACTCCATATGTCTCCGGGTGGGTCAGAACACAGGACATCGGTGTGTCCAAGAGCCGCGTGGAGATTCTTAAATATATAAAGAAAAGGAACTTTCTGACCGTGGCCGGGCCCTGGGCGGAGCTCTACTCCGACCGGGGGCTTAAAAACTACGCGGGGCGTCTACGGCTGGGGACAAGGGTGCCCCTGATAAAGAAGAGAGGGGGCATATACGAGGTGTCGGTTCCATCGAGGGAGTTTAACGGCTCCCTCGCCTTCAGGCGGGGATACCTGGGCGCCAAGGCACAGGTAGACCCGGGGTATCCTACTTACACCCAAAAGGGTGTCATCGACACCGCCTTTACGATGCTCGGGATCTCTTACGGGTGGGGGGGGATGTGGGGATTCTGGGACTGCTCGTCGTACGTTCGGGACGTCTTCGGCGTTTACGGATTCGTCCTCCCAAGAAATTCCACATCCCAATCGAAGATCGGCGTTGTCCTGGGGACCTTCGAAGAAGGGACCCCTGTCAAGGAAAAATGCAAGGTGCTCGAAGGCGCGCCCCCCGGGATAACGATCCTCCGGCTCCCCGGGCACGTGATGATCTACCTCGGCGAGTTCGACGGGAAGCACTATGTCATCCACGACACCTGGGGATACCGTACCCGAGGCCCCATGGGGCGACCACGGCTCAAAAATATCGGGAGGGTCGTGATCTCGGAGCTGTCCCTCGGGGAGGGGGGAAAGAGGGGGTCACTCATCGAAAGGATCACGCATGTGGTGATAATAAAGGGCGGCGATTCGTTAAAATAG
- a CDS encoding cache domain-containing protein, giving the protein MRAIYILITGIFLVLAISIPAMPQEAATPEEVIAKVREAAEYLTEKGDAALAEFNDPKGAWVWKDTYVFVMDCDNDVYVGHPMKEVLEKKISETVDYAGSYVGVEECKVSNNPNGGWVEIMWPKIGSTEPVRKICYVLRLPGQRYTVGSGIYEPEMTLDELNNKLK; this is encoded by the coding sequence ATGAGAGCTATTTATATATTGATTACGGGGATTTTCCTTGTGCTGGCCATTTCAATTCCGGCGATGCCCCAGGAGGCCGCCACGCCGGAAGAGGTGATCGCAAAGGTCAGGGAGGCGGCCGAGTACTTAACAGAGAAGGGGGATGCCGCGCTCGCCGAATTCAACGATCCGAAGGGGGCGTGGGTCTGGAAGGACACGTACGTATTCGTGATGGACTGCGACAACGATGTCTACGTAGGCCATCCTATGAAGGAGGTCTTGGAAAAGAAAATAAGCGAAACTGTGGACTACGCCGGATCTTATGTGGGGGTCGAGGAGTGCAAGGTCTCAAATAATCCGAACGGCGGGTGGGTAGAGATAATGTGGCCGAAGATCGGCTCAACGGAGCCTGTTCGCAAGATATGTTACGTTTTGAGACTTCCCGGACAGCGATACACGGTCGGCTCCGGAATATACGAGCCGGAGATGACCCTCGATGAGCTGAACAATAAATTGAAATAA
- a CDS encoding cache domain-containing protein, whose product MKRGKIVIAFIAAFALLIAVSAAAQEKATPEEVFAKVKEAAAYLAEKGDAALPEFNDPKGPWVWKDTYIFVYDCDKGICVANPNNANIVGTKIEDIVDINGDPVGIRLCELSQKPNGGWMEYLWKVVGSDEQKTKISFIYKAPGAKYTVGAGIYGPEGVTLDELNKGIE is encoded by the coding sequence ATGAAAAGAGGCAAAATCGTTATAGCTTTTATTGCGGCGTTTGCGCTGCTAATCGCGGTTTCGGCGGCCGCCCAGGAAAAGGCGACCCCGGAGGAGGTCTTCGCCAAGGTCAAGGAGGCCGCCGCTTACCTCGCCGAGAAGGGTGACGCCGCGCTTCCCGAGTTCAACGACCCGAAAGGCCCCTGGGTCTGGAAGGACACCTATATCTTCGTCTACGACTGCGACAAGGGTATCTGCGTGGCAAATCCGAACAACGCCAACATAGTGGGCACGAAGATCGAGGATATCGTCGATATCAACGGGGACCCGGTCGGCATCCGACTGTGCGAACTGTCACAAAAACCGAACGGCGGATGGATGGAGTATCTATGGAAGGTCGTCGGGTCCGATGAGCAGAAGACGAAGATCTCCTTTATCTACAAGGCCCCGGGCGCCAAGTACACCGTCGGTGCCGGGATATACGGGCCCGAAGGAGTTACCTTGGACGAGCTGAACAAGGGGATCGAGTAA
- a CDS encoding aspartate kinase — translation MTKKDTLKKPIVVQKYGGSSVSDPERMKGVARRIISTKEEGNRVVVVVSAMGDTTDRLLDLAREVVFEPTARELDMLLTAGERISMTLLSMALNEMGHPAKSFTGSQSGIITDTNHSNARIIEVKPRRILEALESGLIVIVAGYQGVSTAGEVTTLGRGGSDTSAVALAAAVNADYLEICSDVDGILTADPRIVSDAVKIDSLSYEEMQEMAEAGAKVLNSAAVEYAKRAGIKIHSVSTFSGKAGETGTVVGDFFDNSRTGVVRGVVSEREVVYVTAAELISMSAINEILDFLDNSGVEYKQFNLNRYGDDRYSFSCVLPLENLHGYDGMKSRLMKDFPGLLLFSEGLGALSLIGEGITNDGKNLMGVISSMEEAGIAIHDIHTSRFRISAMVDREKLNIAVKICHDRFIGG, via the coding sequence ATGACGAAAAAAGATACTCTTAAAAAACCCATCGTGGTTCAGAAATACGGCGGGTCATCCGTCTCCGACCCTGAAAGGATGAAGGGGGTGGCAAGGAGAATAATCTCCACAAAGGAGGAGGGAAACCGGGTCGTTGTGGTGGTGAGCGCCATGGGGGACACGACCGACAGGCTTCTGGATCTGGCAAGGGAGGTCGTCTTTGAGCCCACCGCCCGCGAGCTCGACATGCTCCTCACCGCCGGGGAGCGGATCTCCATGACCCTTCTCTCGATGGCCTTAAACGAGATGGGCCACCCGGCGAAATCTTTCACCGGCTCCCAGAGCGGGATAATCACCGACACGAACCACTCCAACGCCAGGATAATCGAGGTGAAGCCGAGGCGGATACTGGAGGCGCTGGAGTCAGGCCTCATCGTCATCGTGGCGGGCTACCAGGGAGTGAGCACAGCGGGGGAGGTGACCACCCTAGGCCGTGGCGGCTCCGACACATCGGCCGTGGCATTGGCCGCCGCCGTAAACGCCGACTACCTCGAAATCTGCTCCGACGTGGACGGCATCCTGACCGCAGACCCGAGGATCGTTTCGGACGCCGTGAAAATCGACTCCCTCTCCTACGAGGAGATGCAGGAGATGGCCGAGGCCGGCGCAAAGGTCTTGAACTCGGCCGCCGTCGAGTACGCCAAGAGGGCGGGGATAAAGATCCACTCCGTCTCCACGTTTTCCGGAAAGGCAGGCGAGACCGGCACGGTCGTGGGGGACTTCTTCGACAATTCGAGGACGGGGGTGGTAAGGGGGGTCGTCTCCGAGAGGGAGGTCGTGTACGTCACAGCCGCCGAGCTTATTTCTATGAGTGCCATAAATGAGATTCTCGACTTTTTGGACAACAGCGGCGTCGAGTACAAGCAGTTCAACCTTAACAGATACGGCGACGACCGATACAGCTTTTCCTGCGTTTTACCCCTCGAAAACCTCCACGGCTACGACGGGATGAAATCGCGCCTCATGAAAGATTTTCCGGGATTGCTCCTCTTCTCCGAGGGGCTGGGGGCGCTCTCCCTCATAGGGGAGGGGATCACGAACGACGGCAAGAACCTGATGGGCGTCATATCGAGCATGGAGGAGGCCGGGATCGCAATCCACGACATCCACACCTCGCGTTTTCGGATCAGCGCCATGGTGGACAGGGAGAAGCTCAACATTGCTGTCAAGATATGCCACGACAGGTTCATCGGCGGGTGA
- a CDS encoding HIT domain-containing protein, translated as MGCLFCNLISGKTKTEIVYQNDHVFCFEDISPQAPVHVLIVPKEHYLDLNELSEAGKLSILTEMHKAALEVAKIKGIDKRGFRLVINNGKEGSQIILHLHMHILGGKQIGGGMAG; from the coding sequence ATGGGATGTCTGTTTTGCAATCTGATCAGCGGAAAGACGAAGACCGAGATAGTCTATCAGAATGACCACGTATTCTGCTTTGAAGATATTAGCCCCCAGGCGCCGGTTCACGTATTGATCGTTCCAAAGGAGCACTATCTTGACCTGAACGAGCTATCAGAGGCGGGGAAGCTCTCCATCCTTACCGAGATGCATAAGGCGGCGCTTGAGGTCGCAAAGATCAAGGGGATAGACAAGCGGGGTTTTCGGCTGGTAATCAACAACGGTAAGGAGGGGAGCCAGATAATCCTCCATCTACATATGCATATACTGGGGGGGAAGCAGATCGGCGGGGGAATGGCGGGGTAA
- a CDS encoding epoxyqueuosine reductase encodes MDLKSEIKERAVSTAIGFDLVGVSDIDEVERLGSMPERRLKPPSEVFPDAKSLLILGVAVRDEAMNLSVSGPSAGGIFEAGLYYNFYYEITETRAWRLLRWLSEKKGVRGVPTHSIHMKPAATLAGLGFIGHNTQVVTERYGPRVRFVGLLLDREIEPDEPFTRDLCGEQPLCREGSLCVRACPYRAIVPGPSKGVAFGEKVNIDRCVVSHVSDIEIDKKWERFIRRVSDRGFLECTLCNLACPYGAEQAV; translated from the coding sequence ATGGACCTTAAATCCGAGATAAAGGAGAGGGCAGTATCGACCGCGATCGGTTTTGACCTCGTCGGCGTATCCGATATCGATGAGGTGGAGAGGCTAGGCTCCATGCCGGAAAGGCGCCTGAAACCGCCGTCGGAGGTCTTTCCCGACGCCAAATCCCTCCTGATACTGGGGGTCGCCGTTCGGGACGAGGCTATGAACCTCTCCGTCTCGGGCCCCTCCGCCGGCGGCATCTTCGAGGCGGGTCTGTACTATAACTTCTATTACGAGATCACCGAGACCAGGGCCTGGAGGCTTTTGAGGTGGCTCTCTGAAAAGAAGGGGGTAAGGGGAGTCCCCACCCACTCGATACACATGAAGCCTGCGGCGACGCTTGCGGGTCTCGGCTTTATCGGGCACAATACCCAGGTGGTCACGGAGAGATACGGCCCGAGGGTAAGATTCGTGGGGCTTCTCCTGGATAGGGAGATCGAGCCGGACGAGCCGTTCACCAGAGACCTCTGCGGCGAGCAGCCCCTCTGCAGGGAGGGATCGCTTTGTGTCAGGGCCTGTCCTTACAGAGCCATCGTCCCCGGCCCGTCAAAGGGGGTTGCCTTCGGGGAAAAGGTGAACATCGACAGGTGTGTTGTCTCCCACGTATCCGATATAGAAATAGACAAAAAATGGGAGAGGTTCATCCGCAGGGTCAGCGACAGGGGTTTTCTCGAGTGCACCCTCTGCAATCTGGCGTGTCCCTACGGCGCCGAGCAGGCAGTCTGA
- a CDS encoding cation transporter yields the protein MGKIDLEHTKKIKKVTIWGLVVNVLLSVLKFVFGTIGGSQAVVADAVHSLSDIVTDVTILVGVRYWSKPADLTHPHGHRRLEVIVTMGIGVVLGIVATGILYNALVTLYRHHESSPGWIAFWAAFVSIFSKEIVYQWTVRVGNRIKSAPLVANAWHHRSDALSSIPAALAVAGAAINPRWAFLDHLGAVVVSIFIYYAAFKIVRPAFDTLVDRGAPEEDVEKIRMLALNTKGVKAVHEIRSRYISGISLAVDLHIEVDKGITVKEGHDIAKEVKRTLLKEGPEVADVVVHLEPYEK from the coding sequence ATCGGCAAAATAGACCTCGAACATACTAAGAAAATAAAGAAAGTCACCATCTGGGGCTTGGTTGTGAATGTCCTACTCTCCGTTCTAAAGTTCGTCTTTGGAACGATAGGGGGAAGCCAGGCGGTTGTGGCGGATGCGGTTCACAGCCTCTCGGATATAGTGACGGACGTGACGATCCTCGTCGGCGTGAGATACTGGAGCAAGCCGGCCGATTTGACCCACCCCCACGGACACCGCCGTCTCGAGGTAATCGTTACAATGGGCATCGGTGTAGTCTTGGGGATTGTCGCAACGGGAATCCTGTACAACGCCCTCGTTACCCTTTACAGGCATCACGAATCGTCCCCGGGGTGGATTGCATTCTGGGCGGCTTTTGTCTCCATTTTTTCCAAAGAGATCGTCTATCAATGGACCGTCAGGGTCGGCAATAGAATCAAGTCCGCACCACTCGTGGCGAACGCCTGGCACCACCGCTCAGATGCGTTGAGCTCGATTCCGGCGGCCCTGGCCGTCGCCGGCGCGGCGATAAATCCCAGATGGGCGTTTCTCGACCATTTGGGCGCCGTCGTTGTGTCAATCTTCATCTATTACGCGGCGTTCAAGATCGTCCGCCCCGCCTTCGACACCCTCGTGGACAGAGGGGCGCCGGAGGAGGACGTCGAAAAGATCCGGATGTTAGCCCTAAACACCAAGGGAGTAAAGGCGGTCCACGAGATCAGGTCGCGTTATATCAGCGGCATCAGCCTTGCGGTAGATCTGCACATAGAGGTGGATAAGGGCATCACTGTGAAAGAAGGTCACGACATCGCAAAAGAGGTCAAGAGGACTCTTCTGAAGGAAGGGCCCGAGGTGGCCGATGTAGTCGTTCACCTGGAGCCTTATGAAAAGTGA
- a CDS encoding DMT family transporter: MGIKEWGLILILSVIWGGSFFFIGVSVREITPLTVVMFRVTIAAAVLLIVVRVKKERMPTSPGILGGFFIMGALFNVIPFSLIVWGQTHIESGFASILNATTPIFSVILAHFLTREERLTANRVTGVLIGWLGVTILIGIESLKGFGIEVIGQIAVLGASLSYAFGAIYGVRFKNMSTSVVAAGMVCSSSFMITPLALFIEKPWHLSPGVLTILALFGLAVICTSLAYLIYFRILAVSGPTNSLLVTFLVPINAILLGYLFLGERLGWNAFAGMGTIFLGLAAIDGRLIKTFKRKEKG; this comes from the coding sequence ATGGGCATTAAGGAATGGGGACTGATCTTAATCCTGTCCGTTATATGGGGCGGCTCGTTTTTCTTCATCGGCGTTTCCGTGAGAGAGATAACGCCGCTGACGGTGGTGATGTTCAGGGTCACGATCGCGGCCGCGGTTCTCCTGATCGTTGTGCGCGTAAAAAAAGAGCGGATGCCGACATCGCCGGGTATCCTGGGCGGCTTTTTTATCATGGGTGCATTGTTCAACGTAATCCCATTCAGTCTGATAGTCTGGGGGCAGACCCATATTGAAAGCGGGTTTGCCAGCATATTAAACGCCACAACGCCTATTTTCAGCGTAATCCTTGCCCACTTTTTAACACGGGAAGAACGATTGACGGCCAACAGAGTCACGGGAGTATTGATAGGATGGCTGGGAGTTACCATTCTAATCGGGATCGAGTCCCTAAAGGGGTTTGGTATTGAAGTAATCGGGCAGATTGCCGTTCTGGGGGCGTCGTTGTCTTACGCGTTCGGGGCCATTTATGGGGTTCGTTTTAAAAACATGAGTACATCTGTTGTAGCGGCCGGAATGGTCTGCAGCTCGAGCTTCATGATTACCCCCTTGGCGCTGTTTATTGAGAAGCCTTGGCATCTATCTCCGGGTGTCTTGACGATTCTGGCCCTGTTCGGGCTCGCGGTTATTTGTACTTCGTTGGCGTACCTTATCTATTTTCGTATTTTGGCCGTTTCCGGCCCCACGAACAGTCTTCTGGTTACGTTTCTGGTTCCCATTAATGCAATATTACTCGGTTATCTTTTTTTAGGAGAGCGGCTCGGATGGAACGCCTTTGCAGGAATGGGGACAATATTCCTGGGCCTGGCGGCCATAGACGGCAGATTGATAAAAACGTTTAAAAGGAAAGAAAAGGGGTAG
- a CDS encoding sulfatase, which yields MTEKEDEKKISRRTLLLLGVLASMGGVWSYKNWERIRSAVRAPFVKHFDKRPNIIVVLLDTLRADHLGCYGYGRGISPNIDAFARESVQYWNTMAQSNWTLPSISSLFTSLFPHQHSAGLPVKNEIMRTPLNRKFTTLAEVLSNVGYHTMAVTGGAYVSFNAGMDKGFNEFHEINAKHDYKKGFFGNDLPLQLNKATELILDRYRSDRFFLFLHSYECHNPLIPPKGIVDYLDPNYEGPPITGNIFSDMAAVGKKNPDSSGLTRIKTFYDAEIFFSDRLMGIFFKALKKIGIYDDALIIFVSDHGVEYFEHKGWRHGLLNLYEELVRVPVIIKHPRGLEKGINYDRLARLIDIMPTILIDYLGFNDSDIEMEGTPLSRPLPDPRSISEAMMSDTGMRLFAMRDGDRKFIVDNKKNKVELFNLVNDQAELSNISDDFKNELDEVSLYSKNAEALFLENLVGSRSKGDFKIDKKSLDFLRDLGYVE from the coding sequence ATGACGGAAAAAGAAGACGAAAAGAAAATCTCGCGAAGAACGCTCCTCCTCTTAGGCGTTCTGGCGTCGATGGGCGGCGTCTGGTCGTACAAGAACTGGGAGAGGATACGCTCGGCCGTAAGGGCCCCCTTCGTAAAACATTTCGACAAGAGGCCAAATATCATCGTGGTCCTCCTGGACACGCTCAGGGCGGACCACCTGGGGTGTTACGGCTACGGGAGGGGCATCTCGCCGAACATAGACGCCTTCGCGAGAGAAAGCGTCCAGTACTGGAACACGATGGCCCAGTCGAACTGGACGCTGCCGTCGATCTCGTCTCTCTTCACGTCGCTCTTCCCGCACCAGCACTCCGCCGGCCTCCCGGTAAAGAACGAGATCATGCGGACGCCCCTAAACAGAAAATTTACCACACTCGCGGAGGTTTTATCCAATGTGGGCTACCATACGATGGCCGTGACGGGAGGGGCGTACGTCTCGTTCAACGCGGGTATGGACAAGGGATTCAATGAGTTCCATGAAATAAACGCCAAGCACGATTACAAAAAGGGGTTTTTTGGGAACGACCTGCCCCTCCAGCTTAACAAGGCCACCGAGCTCATACTCGACCGTTACAGGTCCGACAGGTTCTTTTTGTTTCTCCACTCCTACGAGTGCCACAATCCCCTGATCCCCCCGAAGGGCATTGTCGACTACCTCGACCCGAATTACGAAGGTCCGCCCATAACGGGCAATATCTTCAGCGATATGGCGGCGGTGGGAAAGAAAAATCCCGATTCCTCGGGCCTTACGAGGATAAAGACGTTCTACGATGCTGAGATATTCTTCTCCGACCGCCTAATGGGCATCTTTTTCAAGGCATTGAAGAAGATAGGAATTTACGACGACGCGCTGATAATCTTTGTCAGCGATCACGGCGTAGAGTACTTCGAGCACAAGGGGTGGAGGCACGGGCTGTTGAACCTCTACGAGGAGCTGGTGAGGGTGCCCGTCATCATCAAGCACCCAAGGGGATTAGAAAAGGGAATAAACTACGACAGGCTTGCCAGATTGATCGATATTATGCCCACCATCCTGATTGACTACCTCGGTTTTAACGACAGCGACATAGAGATGGAGGGGACACCCCTCTCAAGGCCCCTCCCTGACCCCAGATCCATCAGCGAGGCGATGATGTCCGACACAGGGATGCGCCTTTTCGCCATGCGGGACGGGGACAGAAAATTCATAGTCGACAACAAGAAAAACAAGGTCGAGCTGTTCAACCTTGTAAACGATCAGGCCGAGCTTTCCAATATATCCGACGATTTCAAGAATGAGCTTGACGAGGTGTCCCTGTACTCTAAGAATGCCGAAGCTCTCTTCCTTGAAAACCTGGTGGGATCGAGGAGCAAGGGGGACTTCAAGATCGACAAAAAGAGCCTCGATTTCCTGAGGGACCTGGGATATGTCGAGTAG